One Corallococcus macrosporus DNA window includes the following coding sequences:
- a CDS encoding multicopper oxidase family protein, whose translation MSTMKPTDETQGPSEDTRSEAPETLTSLSRRGLLARTGATLATGALLMHGRAAQAQSSVPGAHGPREGSAADTGGKVARQSHLPPGKEGRDYRPVVVPNGAKLPWKVVDGVKVFHMVAEEVEHEFAPGLKAMCWGYNGHVHGPTIEVVEGDRVRFYVTNRLPASTTVHWHGILLPSGMDGVGGLNQKAIAPGETYRYEFTVRQSGTGMYHSHHDEMTQMALGMVGLFIIHPRKPVGPRVDRDFAIMLHEWRIDPGTRRPDPNEMTDFNVLTMNAKAFPGTEPLVVRKGERVRIRFGNLSAMDHHPIHLHGFQFRITETDGGRIAESAQWPETTVLVPTGSTRTIEFVADEPGDWAMHCHMTHHVMNQMGHDLPNMVGVKPGGLDAKVRPLLPGYMTMGQTGMGDMAGMHHMPMPANSIPMVGGKGPYDEITMGGMFTILKVRDRLDGEGDPGWYTPPPGTQAQLANADELRRDGIDVGAPPPTPPTGHQHG comes from the coding sequence ATGAGCACCATGAAGCCCACTGACGAAACCCAGGGCCCCTCCGAGGACACGCGGTCCGAGGCCCCCGAAACCCTCACCTCGCTCAGCCGCCGCGGCCTGCTCGCGCGCACCGGTGCCACGCTGGCGACAGGCGCCCTGCTGATGCACGGCCGCGCCGCCCAGGCGCAGTCCAGCGTGCCCGGCGCGCACGGCCCGCGTGAAGGCTCGGCGGCGGACACGGGCGGCAAGGTCGCGCGGCAGTCGCACCTGCCCCCCGGAAAGGAAGGCCGCGACTACCGTCCTGTCGTCGTGCCCAACGGCGCGAAGCTGCCGTGGAAGGTCGTGGACGGCGTGAAGGTGTTCCACATGGTGGCCGAGGAGGTGGAGCACGAGTTCGCGCCCGGCCTCAAGGCCATGTGCTGGGGCTACAACGGCCATGTGCACGGGCCCACCATCGAGGTGGTGGAGGGAGACCGCGTGCGCTTCTACGTCACGAACCGGCTGCCCGCGTCCACGACGGTGCACTGGCACGGCATCCTCCTGCCCAGCGGCATGGACGGCGTGGGTGGGCTGAACCAGAAGGCCATCGCGCCGGGAGAGACGTACCGCTACGAGTTCACGGTGCGTCAGTCGGGGACGGGGATGTACCACTCGCACCACGACGAGATGACGCAGATGGCGCTGGGCATGGTGGGCCTGTTCATCATCCACCCGCGCAAGCCGGTGGGGCCGCGCGTGGACCGGGACTTCGCCATCATGCTGCATGAGTGGCGCATCGACCCGGGCACGCGGCGTCCGGACCCGAACGAGATGACGGACTTCAACGTGCTGACGATGAACGCGAAGGCGTTCCCGGGCACGGAGCCGCTCGTCGTGCGCAAGGGCGAGCGGGTGCGGATCCGCTTCGGCAACCTGAGCGCGATGGACCACCACCCCATCCACCTGCACGGCTTCCAGTTCCGCATCACGGAGACGGACGGAGGCCGCATCGCGGAGAGCGCGCAGTGGCCGGAGACGACGGTGCTGGTGCCCACGGGAAGCACGCGCACCATCGAGTTCGTCGCGGACGAGCCTGGCGACTGGGCGATGCACTGCCACATGACCCACCACGTGATGAACCAGATGGGCCACGACCTGCCGAACATGGTTGGCGTGAAACCCGGCGGCCTGGACGCGAAGGTGCGGCCCCTGCTGCCCGGCTACATGACGATGGGGCAGACCGGGATGGGAGACATGGCGGGCATGCACCACATGCCCATGCCCGCGAACTCCATCCCCATGGTGGGCGGCAAGGGCCCCTACGACGAGATCACCATGGGAGGCATGTTCACGATCCTCAAGGTCCGCGACCGCCTGGACGGAGAAGGAGACCCGGGCTGGTACACCCCGCCGCCGGGCACGCAGGCGCAGCTCGCCAACGCGGACGAACTGCGCCGGGACGGCATCGACGTGGGGGCGCCGCCGCCCACCCCACCCACGGGCCACCAGCACGGCTAA
- a CDS encoding VOC family protein, with translation MTNGFCWYELRTSRPDDARRFYSSVLGTPAVGEITVLPEAAAARGAPSHWLGHLDVPDLEPAVQRFIAQGAERLGPPRRSAEGILSTVLRDPFGAVVALTSRMGRETHAELAWHELHTLDQERAFALYSGLFGWRPTETLQLSPEVGTYQQFTWREDARSVGAACSTARLPHIHPHWLFYFAVDDLDRALAAVEAGGGLVAGGPHVMPGGSRVAPCEDPQRAAFGLCQRL, from the coding sequence ATGACGAACGGCTTCTGCTGGTACGAGCTCAGGACCTCCCGGCCCGACGACGCGCGGCGCTTCTATTCGAGCGTGCTGGGAACACCTGCCGTGGGGGAGATCACCGTCCTGCCGGAAGCCGCGGCGGCCCGGGGCGCGCCCAGTCACTGGCTGGGCCACCTCGACGTTCCCGACCTGGAGCCCGCCGTGCAGCGCTTCATCGCACAGGGCGCCGAGCGGCTGGGACCGCCTCGCAGGTCCGCGGAAGGCATCCTGTCCACCGTGCTGCGGGATCCGTTCGGCGCCGTGGTCGCGCTGACGTCACGAATGGGGCGCGAGACGCACGCGGAGCTGGCGTGGCATGAGCTGCACACCCTCGACCAGGAACGCGCCTTCGCGCTCTACAGTGGCTTGTTCGGCTGGCGCCCCACCGAAACGCTTCAGCTGTCCCCCGAAGTCGGGACGTATCAGCAGTTCACCTGGCGCGAGGACGCGCGGAGCGTGGGCGCGGCTTGCAGCACCGCGCGCCTCCCGCACATCCATCCGCACTGGCTCTTCTACTTCGCCGTCGACGACCTGGACCGGGCCCTCGCGGCGGTCGAAGCCGGCGGAGGGCTCGTGGCTGGTGGCCCGCATGTCATGCCGGGCGGATCCCGCGTCGCCCCCTGCGAGGATCCGCAGCGGGCCGCGTTCGGCCTGTGTCAGCGCCTGTAG
- a CDS encoding PH domain-containing protein produces the protein MTAPLPTLERLPRGALTLFRIRALLRMGIYGAITFAVALGLSFAGNERWPFLLPCAVVLGLSVLTAWYPQRAHERWGWALRDHDLVISHGVLLQEVVSIPAGRIQHVDVHQGPIERSLGLARLQIYTAAGSGADGEIPGLARETADALRERLVRREADDVV, from the coding sequence ATGACCGCCCCTCTGCCGACGCTGGAACGCCTTCCTCGCGGAGCGCTCACGTTGTTCCGCATCCGTGCGCTCCTGCGCATGGGCATCTACGGGGCAATCACCTTCGCCGTGGCGCTGGGGTTGAGCTTCGCGGGCAACGAGCGCTGGCCGTTCCTGCTGCCGTGCGCGGTGGTGCTGGGGCTGAGCGTGTTGACGGCGTGGTATCCGCAGCGCGCGCACGAGCGCTGGGGTTGGGCCTTGCGCGATCACGATCTGGTCATCTCCCACGGAGTGCTCCTGCAAGAGGTGGTGTCCATCCCAGCGGGGCGCATCCAGCACGTGGACGTGCACCAGGGGCCCATCGAAAGGTCGCTGGGGCTCGCGCGCCTGCAGATCTACACGGCGGCGGGCAGTGGCGCGGACGGAGAGATTCCGGGCCTGGCGCGCGAGACAGCGGATGCCCTGCGCGAGCGGTTGGTGCGGCGCGAGGCCGACGATGTCGTCTGA
- a CDS encoding PH domain-containing protein — protein MSSEPVALASPEEVPWKKLSPKAPLAALLPLSGMIGRIFLGALLPTFFAREQGLPIILLVIVASVAVLMLAAGLYEVATTSYRVVGAQLEIRSGIFTRTSRFIEAARVQNTEVLQPFVSKLLGLVEVKVETASGGKADGHLRGLTPEDAQALIHALQAVRREGAAVLLPGDAAPEERVLSEARLGGLLLYGATALGLGVLAVAMGAMHEIAETFHKLLLPWMEAHWEALAAPGMVWLSATVAAIAGLFGLWLVSGARAVLQFHGFRLVDTGTHLRAVGGLITRRQVTVRRARIQQVVLDEPLLRRALGFGSVEVETAGVRTGRQSEDRAELLVPVVPTARMPELLKDFVPELPDAMSFQGAHPKALLRARIRAVGLSVLVAAPATWFWGAWGAVAWLLLPAQLFGAWFDWRFQGWLVTEALVVVRQGFWRRRTTVVQRSRIQSARARQGPLERGYGVAHVRIDVAGSHVILPSVSWAEAQSLIDVLPARRPTRHAPLATLPDVRLPG, from the coding sequence ATGTCGTCTGAGCCGGTGGCGCTGGCCTCCCCGGAGGAGGTCCCCTGGAAGAAGTTGAGCCCGAAGGCCCCGCTCGCGGCGCTGCTTCCTCTGTCCGGGATGATCGGGCGCATCTTCCTGGGCGCGCTCCTGCCCACGTTCTTCGCGCGCGAGCAGGGCCTGCCCATCATCCTCCTGGTCATCGTGGCGAGCGTGGCGGTGCTGATGCTCGCCGCCGGACTCTACGAGGTGGCCACGACGAGCTACCGCGTGGTGGGCGCCCAGCTGGAGATCCGCTCCGGCATCTTCACGCGCACGTCGCGCTTCATCGAAGCCGCGCGAGTGCAGAACACGGAGGTGTTGCAGCCCTTCGTGTCGAAGTTGCTCGGGCTGGTGGAGGTGAAGGTGGAGACGGCCTCCGGAGGCAAGGCGGACGGCCACCTGCGCGGGCTGACGCCGGAGGACGCGCAGGCGCTGATCCACGCGCTTCAGGCCGTGCGTCGCGAAGGAGCAGCGGTGCTCCTGCCCGGCGACGCCGCGCCCGAGGAGCGAGTGCTCTCCGAGGCCCGCCTGGGAGGTCTGCTGCTCTACGGCGCGACCGCCCTGGGCCTCGGCGTGCTCGCGGTGGCGATGGGCGCGATGCATGAAATCGCCGAGACGTTCCACAAGCTGTTGCTGCCATGGATGGAAGCCCATTGGGAGGCGCTGGCGGCACCGGGCATGGTGTGGCTGTCCGCGACGGTGGCGGCGATCGCGGGCCTGTTCGGCCTGTGGCTGGTGAGTGGGGCGCGAGCGGTGTTGCAGTTCCACGGCTTCCGGCTGGTGGACACGGGCACGCACCTGCGAGCGGTGGGCGGGCTCATCACGCGCCGCCAGGTGACGGTGCGGCGGGCGCGAATCCAGCAGGTGGTGCTGGATGAACCGCTCCTGCGCCGGGCATTGGGCTTCGGTTCGGTGGAGGTGGAGACGGCAGGCGTTCGCACGGGCAGGCAGTCCGAGGACCGCGCGGAGTTGCTGGTGCCGGTGGTGCCCACGGCGCGAATGCCGGAGCTGTTGAAGGACTTCGTCCCGGAGCTGCCCGACGCCATGTCCTTCCAAGGAGCGCATCCTAAGGCGCTCCTGCGAGCACGGATCCGAGCGGTGGGCCTGAGCGTACTGGTGGCCGCACCCGCGACCTGGTTCTGGGGAGCGTGGGGAGCGGTGGCATGGCTCCTGTTGCCAGCGCAGCTATTCGGAGCGTGGTTCGACTGGCGCTTCCAGGGATGGCTCGTGACGGAAGCGTTGGTGGTGGTGCGCCAGGGTTTCTGGCGCCGGCGAACGACGGTGGTGCAGCGCTCCCGCATCCAGTCCGCCCGAGCGAGACAAGGCCCTCTGGAGCGAGGCTACGGAGTCGCGCACGTGCGAATCGACGTAGCAGGTTCACACGTGATCCTGCCAAGCGTGAGCTGGGCGGAAGCGCAGTCGCTCATCGACGTGCTCCCCGCGCGAAGGCCCACGCGTCATGCGCCGCTCGCAACGCTCCCGGACGTACGGCTTCCCGGGTAG
- a CDS encoding DUF2380 domain-containing protein, whose amino-acid sequence MQLGILRLTGTRLQAATSGAMLLATWLDFLRLAEVIRQECPFYGAERLFVDLDRVQKRVEPAMTAFASLDPDEVEAAAIAMPQLMGHLTREFQSIQEGARIAMERGGRVVAAAQFLEMVTLVSTLKATLPRPPPAAPVTLGTSLVMGSGGLMMGTRIVVSAEWVEQMRRLVQAGVLSAPVVSAAVRIHAGQVLMAQEKQDLPKGVREALGDSPEVRAMHETGRAGAGMSSAPKHHVLPQEHREWFEKRGFKGEMDIDQFCVRLEQSHHEAIHGGGDWRLGRTWPREWNRHVMNLLRDGEANTGRLLTRDEILKIVAVEMRRFDIPMAFSPGRKR is encoded by the coding sequence ATGCAGCTGGGAATCCTCCGGCTCACGGGGACGCGTCTTCAGGCCGCAACGTCCGGCGCGATGCTTCTGGCGACATGGCTCGACTTCTTGCGGCTCGCGGAGGTCATCCGGCAGGAGTGCCCATTCTACGGAGCCGAGCGGCTGTTCGTGGACCTGGACCGCGTGCAGAAGCGAGTGGAGCCCGCCATGACGGCGTTCGCCTCACTGGACCCGGACGAGGTGGAGGCCGCGGCCATCGCGATGCCTCAACTGATGGGTCACCTCACGCGCGAGTTCCAATCCATCCAGGAGGGGGCGCGCATCGCGATGGAGCGCGGTGGAAGGGTCGTCGCAGCAGCCCAGTTCCTGGAGATGGTCACACTGGTTTCGACGCTGAAGGCGACGCTGCCCAGACCACCACCCGCCGCGCCCGTAACCCTGGGCACAAGCCTCGTGATGGGCTCAGGAGGCCTGATGATGGGCACCCGCATCGTCGTCAGCGCCGAGTGGGTGGAGCAGATGCGCCGGCTCGTCCAGGCCGGAGTTCTCTCCGCCCCCGTTGTCAGCGCGGCGGTCCGCATCCATGCAGGTCAGGTGCTGATGGCGCAGGAGAAGCAGGACCTGCCCAAAGGCGTGCGCGAGGCACTGGGAGACAGCCCCGAGGTTCGCGCCATGCACGAGACCGGCAGGGCCGGAGCCGGGATGTCCAGCGCACCGAAGCACCACGTCCTCCCGCAGGAACACCGCGAGTGGTTCGAGAAGCGCGGCTTCAAGGGCGAGATGGACATCGACCAGTTCTGCGTCCGGCTGGAGCAGTCCCACCACGAAGCCATTCACGGCGGCGGCGACTGGCGCCTGGGCCGCACATGGCCCAGGGAGTGGAACCGGCACGTCATGAATCTCCTCCGAGACGGCGAAGCCAACACAGGCCGCTTGTTGACGCGAGATGAGATCCTGAAGATCGTCGCGGTGGAAATGCGGCGCTTCGACATCCCGATGGCTTTCAGTCCTGGAAGGAAGCGATGA
- a CDS encoding NUDIX hydrolase: MTDGRSWQGDWKSRLYARVRERGYDSLTAFADARPTASLVQLAEELGKDDIAGVQVFTGLVAEAERSKRLTRLVRSQLVRELSEDFPAGWPATMTDDTRFTIGHALARWCSYTPQTHEARVRRVRDALLASPPPSGWRPLSPDDTLLLTLLPDDEA, translated from the coding sequence ATGACCGACGGGCGTTCGTGGCAAGGAGATTGGAAGAGCCGCCTGTATGCGCGCGTCCGTGAACGCGGCTACGACTCCCTCACAGCCTTCGCGGATGCGCGCCCTACAGCCTCACTGGTGCAGCTGGCCGAGGAGTTGGGCAAGGACGACATTGCCGGAGTCCAGGTGTTCACCGGCCTGGTAGCAGAAGCCGAGCGAAGCAAGCGCCTCACCAGACTGGTTCGTAGCCAACTGGTGCGCGAGCTGTCAGAGGATTTCCCAGCGGGCTGGCCGGCGACAATGACCGACGACACTCGGTTCACGATTGGCCATGCACTCGCACGGTGGTGTAGCTACACGCCGCAGACACATGAGGCACGCGTCAGGCGGGTCCGTGATGCCCTCCTTGCGTCACCACCACCGTCCGGCTGGCGTCCACTCAGTCCCGACGACACGTTGCTTCTCACACTCCTCCCCGACGACGAGGCATGA
- a CDS encoding NUDIX hydrolase — MADGRAWIGNWIVRLHERVRERGYASITAFADARPTASLVDLAEELGKDDIAGVQILNELFAEAEQRRQVTRFVRDVLARLLSQSLPNGWPAVVDDVTRFQIAKALGSWSVYIPDAYQDRADQVMETLRAQPPPTGWRPLGPDDELLLTLLPDDEA, encoded by the coding sequence GTGGCTGATGGACGCGCATGGATCGGCAACTGGATTGTGCGTCTCCACGAGCGGGTCCGCGAGCGTGGCTACGCTTCCATCACCGCGTTCGCCGATGCGCGTCCTACCGCTTCGCTGGTGGACCTGGCGGAGGAGCTGGGAAAGGACGACATCGCAGGCGTTCAGATCCTGAACGAACTATTCGCTGAGGCGGAGCAGCGCAGACAGGTCACACGTTTCGTGCGGGATGTACTGGCGCGCCTGCTGTCACAGAGTCTCCCCAACGGCTGGCCGGCTGTCGTGGACGACGTGACTCGCTTCCAAATCGCCAAGGCCCTCGGTTCGTGGTCCGTCTACATCCCTGATGCGTATCAGGACCGTGCGGATCAGGTCATGGAGACCCTTCGCGCTCAGCCACCTCCCACCGGCTGGCGCCCGCTAGGTCCCGACGACGAGCTGCTCCTCACGCTCCTGCCTGACGACGAAGCCTGA
- a CDS encoding dihydroxyacetone kinase family protein: MKKLVNAPRAVVQEMLEGFVALAPGQALLEGETVVVRADVPAALGARKVAVLSGGGSGHEPAHAGYVGTGMLHAAVAGDVFTSPSTDAVLAAIRAVAGTAGALLIVKNYTGDRLNFGLAAELARAEGIPTEVVVVADDVALRDTVAPERRRGIAGVVLVHKIAGAAAAAGASLAEVAREATEAAAMLGSMGVALGPCTVPAAGRPGFTLGEGEVELGLGIHGEQGVRRVAMQLADALVDTLLSAIVEDRKVGRGDRVALMVNGLGGTPPMELAIVMRRALAFLGERGVKVERAWQGTFLSALEMPGCSLTLLKVDDARLARLDAPTEAPAWPGRGQVVLDRKVVATREALPTVEGHPKPQPVMARVREAALAVADAWDAAEARLTELDSQAGDGDLGLSLARGAAAIRALPERAWAMPSGALTELGQALRRNIGGSSGPFYATALLRAARYLASKPVDAAAWAKAFEVGVEAVSELGGARPGDRTMVDALHPAAVALTRAVREGRSLAEGWTEATRAAEQGAEATASMSPRLGRASYLGDRAKGIPDAGAVAVVIWMKALSGLRG; the protein is encoded by the coding sequence GTGAAGAAGCTCGTCAACGCGCCGCGCGCAGTGGTCCAGGAGATGCTGGAAGGGTTCGTGGCGCTCGCTCCGGGGCAGGCGTTGCTGGAGGGGGAGACGGTGGTGGTGCGCGCGGACGTGCCGGCGGCACTGGGGGCGCGGAAGGTGGCGGTGCTGTCGGGCGGCGGCAGCGGGCACGAGCCGGCGCACGCGGGCTACGTGGGGACGGGGATGCTGCACGCGGCGGTGGCGGGGGACGTGTTCACGTCACCCAGCACGGACGCGGTGCTGGCGGCGATCCGCGCGGTGGCGGGGACGGCGGGGGCGCTGCTCATCGTGAAGAACTACACGGGGGATCGGCTCAACTTCGGGCTCGCGGCGGAGCTGGCGCGGGCGGAGGGGATCCCCACGGAAGTGGTGGTGGTGGCGGACGACGTGGCTCTGCGGGACACGGTGGCGCCCGAGCGTCGCCGGGGCATCGCGGGCGTGGTGCTGGTGCACAAGATAGCGGGGGCCGCCGCGGCGGCGGGAGCGTCGCTGGCGGAGGTGGCGCGCGAGGCGACGGAGGCTGCCGCGATGCTGGGCAGCATGGGCGTGGCGCTGGGGCCGTGCACGGTGCCGGCGGCGGGCCGGCCGGGCTTCACGCTGGGGGAGGGAGAGGTGGAGCTGGGGCTGGGCATCCACGGCGAGCAGGGCGTGCGCCGCGTGGCGATGCAGCTGGCGGACGCGCTGGTGGACACGTTGCTGTCGGCCATCGTGGAGGACCGGAAGGTGGGCCGGGGCGACCGTGTGGCGTTGATGGTCAACGGGCTGGGAGGCACGCCGCCCATGGAGCTGGCCATCGTGATGCGCCGGGCGCTGGCGTTCCTGGGTGAGCGGGGCGTGAAGGTGGAGCGCGCATGGCAGGGCACGTTCCTGTCGGCGCTGGAGATGCCGGGGTGTTCGCTGACGTTGTTGAAGGTGGATGACGCGCGGCTCGCGAGGCTGGACGCGCCCACGGAGGCGCCGGCGTGGCCGGGGCGTGGGCAGGTGGTGCTGGACCGGAAGGTGGTGGCGACGCGCGAGGCGCTGCCGACGGTGGAAGGCCATCCGAAGCCCCAGCCCGTGATGGCGCGGGTGCGCGAGGCAGCGCTGGCGGTGGCGGACGCCTGGGACGCGGCCGAGGCGCGGCTGACGGAGCTGGACAGCCAGGCAGGAGACGGCGACCTGGGCCTGAGCCTGGCACGAGGCGCGGCGGCGATCCGTGCGTTGCCGGAGCGGGCATGGGCCATGCCGTCCGGTGCGTTGACGGAGCTGGGGCAGGCGCTGCGCCGGAACATCGGAGGCAGCTCCGGGCCGTTCTACGCGACGGCGTTGCTGCGGGCAGCGCGCTACCTGGCGAGCAAGCCGGTGGACGCGGCGGCCTGGGCGAAGGCGTTCGAGGTGGGAGTGGAAGCGGTGTCGGAGCTGGGCGGGGCGCGGCCGGGAGACCGGACGATGGTGGACGCGCTGCACCCGGCGGCGGTGGCGCTCACGCGTGCCGTTCGCGAGGGACGGTCACTGGCGGAGGGATGGACGGAGGCGACGCGAGCGGCGGAGCAGGGCGCCGAAGCGACCGCGAGCATGTCGCCGCGCCTGGGCCGGGCCAGCTACCTGGGAGATCGCGCGAAAGGGATTCCGGACGCGGGCGCGGTGGCGGTCGTCATCTGGATGAAGGCGCTGAGCGGGCTTCGGGGCTGA
- the mxcK gene encoding myxochelin export MFS transporter MxcK encodes MIVLSAPSPAARERTLLWLLAAVQFTHVVDFMMLMPLGPLLMQRLSLSATRFGALVSAYTLASAAMGVLGVFWLDRLERKRTLLMLYAGFIAATLLCGAATGATGLLIARTVAGACAGLMGAVVIAIVSDMVPAERRGQAIGTVMTAYALSAVAGVPLGLGLANLGGWRSPFIVLAGVAGLVWLLLLRFLPRVDGHLAQTSGAASPISGFTPRLALGWGLTFTVVFASFLLIPYLGAFMVGNVGLTLTDLPWVYLVGGAATFVSSHWIGRLADRMGPARALALLLVATMVPHLLFTHLPPSPLPAVTLVFVLFMTLTSGRAIPTMALVASQVPPSLRGRYLAVNMAASDGASGLAAWMGGLVLTTAPDGTLIGFAQLGWLAVGISALALGLLWNFAGRAVRLDATPAP; translated from the coding sequence GTGATTGTCTTGAGTGCTCCATCCCCCGCCGCGCGAGAGCGCACGCTGCTGTGGCTCCTGGCGGCGGTGCAGTTCACCCACGTCGTCGACTTCATGATGCTGATGCCGCTGGGCCCGCTGCTCATGCAGCGGCTCTCGCTGTCAGCGACGCGGTTCGGAGCGCTGGTGTCCGCGTACACGCTCGCGTCCGCGGCCATGGGCGTGCTGGGCGTGTTCTGGTTGGATCGCCTGGAGCGCAAGCGCACGCTGCTCATGCTCTACGCGGGCTTCATCGCCGCCACGCTCCTGTGCGGAGCGGCCACCGGTGCCACGGGCCTGCTCATCGCGCGCACTGTCGCAGGCGCCTGCGCGGGACTGATGGGCGCGGTCGTCATCGCCATCGTCAGCGACATGGTGCCGGCGGAGCGCCGGGGCCAGGCCATCGGCACCGTGATGACGGCCTACGCTTTGTCCGCCGTGGCGGGCGTGCCGCTGGGACTGGGGCTCGCGAACCTGGGCGGCTGGCGCTCGCCGTTCATCGTCCTCGCCGGGGTCGCGGGGCTCGTGTGGCTGCTGCTCCTGCGCTTCCTCCCCCGCGTGGACGGACACCTGGCCCAGACCTCCGGCGCCGCGTCCCCCATCTCCGGCTTCACGCCGCGACTGGCCCTGGGCTGGGGCCTCACCTTCACGGTGGTGTTCGCCAGCTTCCTGCTCATCCCCTACCTGGGCGCCTTCATGGTGGGCAACGTGGGCCTGACGCTCACGGACCTTCCATGGGTGTACCTGGTGGGCGGCGCGGCCACGTTCGTCAGCTCGCACTGGATTGGACGGCTGGCGGACCGGATGGGGCCCGCGCGCGCGCTGGCGCTGCTGCTCGTCGCCACCATGGTGCCGCACCTGCTCTTCACGCACCTGCCGCCGTCCCCCCTGCCGGCGGTGACGCTGGTGTTCGTGCTCTTCATGACGCTCACCTCCGGCCGCGCCATCCCCACCATGGCGCTCGTGGCGTCGCAGGTGCCGCCGTCGCTGCGAGGCCGCTACCTCGCGGTCAACATGGCCGCCAGTGACGGCGCCTCCGGGCTCGCCGCGTGGATGGGGGGCCTGGTGCTCACCACCGCGCCGGACGGCACGCTCATCGGCTTC